In Anabas testudineus chromosome 12, fAnaTes1.2, whole genome shotgun sequence, one genomic interval encodes:
- the ldah gene encoding lipid droplet-associated hydrolase: MENTVTDMRDKPHTDFIYCEGAITEVLKFGSCQLHSGHKVLFLIIPGNPGVVGFYTTFMQTLHSIFGYRHPVWAVSHAGHCAPPDSMDMIEDASSTSDRDVFGLDAQIEHKLCYLRKHVPRETSLVLVGHSIGCYIILEMMKRDPELKVLKAVMLFPTIERMAQTPQGKVMTPVLCYLRYVAYLPLFLLSLLPDGIKSFLIRLAFGGIRSLDLTVVQPTVGLLSGDCAANAMYMGSQEMRKVLERDNVTIRKNLDKLIFYYGAADHWCPLQYYHDIKQDFPHGVIKLCENGFRHAFVLDAGREVAKMVAEWIHGDLRT; this comes from the exons atggaaaacacagtgacagacatGCGGGATAAGCCCCACACAGACTTCATCTATTGTGAAGGAGCCATCACAGAGGTCCTCAAATTTGGTTCCTGTCAGTTACATTCAGGACACAAAGTACTTTTTCTTATCATTCCAG GTAACCCAGGTGTGGTGGGCTTCTACACGACCTTCATGCAAACACTTCATAGCATTTTTGGCTACCGCCACCCAGTGTGGGCTGTAAGCCACGCTGGTCACTGTGCACCCCCAGACTCCATGGATATGATAGAAG aTGCCTCGTCAACATCAGACAGGGATGTGTTTGGTCTGGATGCTCAGATTGAACACAAACTGTGCTACCTCAGGAAACACGTTCCCAGAGAAACCAGCCTGGTCCTGGTTGGCCACTCAATCGGCTGCTACATTATTCTAGAGATGATGAAGCGAGATCCTGAACTTAAG GTTTTGAAGGCTGTCATGCTGTTTCCTACCATTGAGCGCATGGCTCAGACTCCTCAAGGCAAGGTCATGACCCCTGTGCTGTGTTACCTGCGTTACGTGGCCTAccttcctctcttcctgctctctctaCTGCCTGATGGAATCAAAAGCTTCTTGATTAGACTGGCCTTTGGTGGCATTCGCTCTCTTGACCTCACTGTGGTCCAGCCGACTGTAGGTCTGCTCAGTGGAGACTGTGCAG CCAATGCTATGTACATGGGCAGTCAGGAAATGAGGAAAGTTCTAGAAAGAGACAATGTAACCATCAGGAAAAATCTTGACAAG CTTATATTTTATTATGGAGCTGCAGACCATTGGTGCCCTCTACAGTATTATCATGACATCAAGCAGGACTTTCCACATGGGGTTATCAAACTTTGTGAAAACGGGTTCCGCCACGCCTTTGTCCTGGATGCAGGAAGAGAAGTAGCCAAAATGGTGGCTGAATGGATCCATGGAGATTTGAGGacttga